The Pseudomonas azadiae genome includes a window with the following:
- a CDS encoding TetR/AcrR family transcriptional regulator, with the protein MSDNPVNTNSPGRPKDMAKRQAILEAAKNLFLSNGYANTSMDAVALEAGVSKLTVYSHFNDKETLFTAAVVAKCEEQLPVMYFELPAGMPVEAVLLNIARGFHRLINSEESVNLHRLMMTTGNQDVKLSQIFFEAGPMRMLQGMERLLGKIDQSGALSIDKPFRAAEHFFCLLKGTANFCLLYGCGGQLSEAAAEEHVREVVGLFMRAYRP; encoded by the coding sequence ATGTCCGACAATCCCGTAAACACCAATAGCCCCGGGCGCCCCAAGGACATGGCAAAACGCCAGGCTATCCTCGAAGCCGCAAAAAACCTGTTTTTGAGCAATGGCTATGCCAATACCAGCATGGATGCCGTGGCACTGGAGGCCGGCGTCTCGAAACTGACGGTCTACAGCCACTTCAACGACAAGGAAACGTTGTTTACCGCTGCGGTGGTGGCCAAGTGCGAGGAACAGCTGCCGGTGATGTACTTCGAGCTGCCCGCAGGCATGCCCGTAGAGGCCGTGTTGTTGAATATCGCGCGGGGGTTTCACCGGCTGATCAACAGCGAAGAGTCGGTCAACCTGCATCGCCTGATGATGACCACCGGCAATCAGGACGTGAAACTCTCCCAGATTTTCTTCGAGGCAGGGCCCATGCGCATGCTGCAGGGCATGGAGCGCCTGCTCGGCAAGATCGACCAGAGCGGCGCGCTGAGCATCGACAAACCGTTCAGGGCGGCCGAGCACTTCTTCTGCCTGCTCAAGGGCACGGCGAACTTTTGCTTGCTGTATGGCTGCGGTGGGCAGCTGAGTGAAGCAGCTGCCGAGGAGCATGTGCGGGAGGTGGTGGGGTTGTTTATGCGGGCGTACCGGCCTTGA
- a CDS encoding efflux RND transporter periplasmic adaptor subunit — protein sequence MRSTFLPFALPISLVYLLAGCGHEEAVQTAVRPAMVVQPQPASQSMDSYPGEVRARYEPDLAFRIGGKVSKRLVEEGERVKANQALAELDPQDVRLQLEATRAQVAAAEANLSLVRAERDRYKTLMDRQMVSRSQYDNSENLYRAGVARLKQIKAEFDVASNQAGYAVLRAPQDGVVAKRAVEVGQVVSAGQTVFTLATDGDREVLISLPEQGFGRFEIGQPVSVELWSQPDQRFSGRIRELSPAADPKSRTFAARVAFTGGKVPAELGQSARVFIQAEGATPLSVPLSAVSAENGASYVWRVQRGNTLKRVPVRIGAFGEKTVPVLEGLTPTDWVIAAGVHVLHEGQQVRPVDRSNRVVNLAAKE from the coding sequence ATGCGCAGCACTTTCCTGCCCTTTGCTTTGCCTATCAGTCTGGTGTACCTGCTGGCCGGTTGCGGCCATGAAGAGGCGGTCCAGACCGCGGTTCGCCCGGCGATGGTGGTGCAGCCACAGCCTGCTTCGCAGTCGATGGACAGCTACCCCGGTGAAGTACGCGCACGCTATGAGCCGGACCTGGCCTTTCGCATCGGCGGCAAAGTCAGCAAGCGCCTGGTGGAGGAGGGTGAGCGGGTCAAGGCCAACCAGGCGTTGGCGGAGCTCGACCCGCAGGATGTGCGCCTGCAGTTGGAAGCGACTCGCGCCCAAGTCGCCGCCGCCGAGGCCAATCTGAGCCTGGTGCGTGCCGAGCGCGACCGCTACAAGACGCTGATGGACCGTCAGATGGTCAGCCGTTCCCAGTACGACAATTCCGAAAACCTCTACCGAGCAGGTGTTGCACGCCTCAAGCAGATCAAGGCGGAGTTCGACGTGGCCAGCAACCAGGCGGGCTACGCGGTACTGCGTGCGCCCCAGGACGGAGTGGTTGCCAAGCGCGCGGTGGAGGTCGGCCAAGTCGTGTCCGCTGGCCAGACCGTGTTCACGCTGGCGACCGATGGCGACCGCGAAGTGCTGATCAGTCTGCCGGAGCAGGGTTTCGGCCGCTTCGAGATCGGCCAGCCGGTATCGGTTGAACTGTGGAGCCAGCCCGACCAGCGCTTCAGCGGACGTATTCGTGAGCTGTCGCCGGCGGCCGATCCCAAGTCGCGTACGTTCGCTGCCCGCGTGGCGTTCACCGGCGGCAAGGTCCCGGCTGAGCTGGGCCAGAGCGCTCGCGTGTTCATACAGGCTGAAGGTGCTACCCCCCTGTCGGTGCCGCTGTCTGCCGTCAGCGCCGAGAACGGTGCGTCCTATGTCTGGCGTGTGCAGCGAGGCAATACCCTCAAGCGCGTGCCGGTTCGCATCGGCGCCTTTGGTGAAAAAACCGTCCCGGTGCTCGAAGGCCTGACCCCGACGGATTGGGTCATCGCCGCCGGCGTGCATGTGCTCCACGAGGGCCAGCAAGTGCGCCCGGTGGATCGCTCCAACCGTGTGGTGAATCTGGCGGCCAAGGAGTAG
- a CDS encoding efflux RND transporter permease subunit, with protein sequence MGFNLSEWALRNRQIVLFLMILLAVVGTLSYSKLGQSEDPPFTFKAMVIKTNWPGATAQEVSRQVTERIEKKLMETGEYERIVSFSRPGESQVTFMARDAMHSAQIPELWYQVRKKIGDIRQTLPPDIQGPFFNDEFGTTFGNIYALTGEGFDYAVLKDYADRIQIQLQRVADVGKVELLGQQDEKIWIELSNLKLATLGLPLAAVQQALQEQNAVSTAGFFETPSERVQLRVSGNFQSVEEIRNFPLRVGDRTLRIGDVADIHRGFNDPPAPRMRFMGADAIGLAVAMRDGGDILVLGKALEGEFARLQKNLPAGMELRKVSDQPAAVKTSVGEFVQVLAEALAIVLLVSFFSLGVRTGMVVALAIPLVLAMTFATMYYLGIGLHKISLGALVLALGLLVDDAIIAVEMMAIKMEQGYDRLKAASFAWTSTAFPMLTGTLITAAGFLPIATAQSSTGEYTRSIFQVVTIALLASWVAAVVFVPYLGEKLLPDLAKIHAAKHGTDGPDPYGTPFYQRVRRVVEWCVRRRKTVIVLTLLLFIGSVALFRFVPQQFFPASGRLELMVDLKLAEGTSLSNTAEQVKRLEGLLKGHAGIDNYVAYVGTGSPRFYLPLDQQLPAASFAQLVVVAKTIEERESLRTWLIETLNEQFPDLRSRVTRLENGPPVGYPVQFRVTGEHIEEVRALARKVAARVRENTHVVNVHLDWEEPSKIVYLNIDQDRARALGVSTADLSKFLQRSLTGSSVSQYREDNELIEILLRGTVHERTELSLLPSLAVPTDNGKSVALSQIATLEYGFEEGIIWHRNRLPTVTVRADIYGKEQPATLVQQILPTLEGVRAELPDGYLLDVGGTVEDSARGQNSVKAGVPLFIVVVLTLLMLQLRSFSRTAMVFLTAPLGLIGVTLFLLVFRQPFGFVAMLGTIALSGMIMRNSVILVDQIEQDIKAGLAPWQAIIEATVRRFRPIVLTALAAVLAMIPLSRSVFFGPMAVAIMGGLIVATALTLLFLPALYAGWFRVKNETRP encoded by the coding sequence ATGGGTTTCAATCTTTCCGAATGGGCGTTGCGTAATCGCCAGATCGTACTGTTCCTGATGATTCTGCTGGCCGTCGTCGGCACCTTGTCCTACTCCAAACTGGGACAAAGTGAAGACCCGCCGTTCACCTTCAAGGCGATGGTGATCAAAACCAACTGGCCCGGCGCGACGGCCCAGGAAGTCTCGCGGCAAGTCACCGAACGCATCGAGAAAAAACTCATGGAGACCGGTGAGTACGAACGCATTGTTTCCTTCTCGCGCCCCGGTGAATCCCAGGTCACCTTTATGGCGCGTGACGCCATGCATTCGGCGCAGATCCCCGAGTTGTGGTACCAGGTGCGCAAGAAGATCGGCGACATCCGCCAGACCTTGCCGCCGGACATCCAGGGACCGTTTTTCAACGATGAATTCGGCACCACCTTTGGCAATATCTACGCCCTGACCGGCGAGGGTTTCGACTACGCCGTGCTCAAGGACTACGCAGATCGTATCCAGATACAACTGCAGCGTGTAGCGGATGTGGGCAAGGTCGAGCTGCTTGGCCAGCAAGACGAAAAAATTTGGATCGAACTGTCCAACCTCAAGCTCGCCACCCTCGGCTTGCCCTTGGCAGCGGTGCAACAGGCGTTACAGGAGCAGAATGCGGTCTCCACCGCCGGCTTCTTTGAAACGCCTAGCGAACGCGTGCAACTGCGCGTGTCGGGCAACTTCCAGAGCGTCGAAGAAATCCGCAACTTCCCGTTACGCGTCGGTGACCGAACCTTGCGCATCGGCGATGTGGCCGACATCCACCGTGGTTTCAATGACCCACCGGCACCGCGCATGCGCTTCATGGGGGCGGACGCCATTGGCCTGGCCGTGGCCATGCGTGACGGCGGTGACATTCTGGTACTGGGCAAAGCGCTGGAAGGCGAATTCGCACGCCTGCAGAAGAATCTTCCGGCGGGCATGGAGCTGCGCAAGGTGTCGGACCAGCCGGCGGCGGTGAAAACCAGCGTCGGCGAATTCGTGCAAGTGTTGGCCGAAGCCTTGGCCATCGTGCTGCTGGTGAGTTTCTTCTCCCTCGGTGTTCGCACTGGCATGGTGGTGGCTTTGGCGATTCCGCTGGTGCTGGCGATGACGTTTGCCACCATGTATTACCTCGGCATCGGCCTGCACAAGATCTCGCTCGGGGCCCTGGTGTTGGCGTTGGGTTTGCTGGTGGATGATGCCATCATCGCCGTGGAAATGATGGCGATCAAAATGGAGCAAGGCTATGACCGGCTCAAGGCCGCCAGCTTCGCCTGGACCAGCACCGCGTTCCCGATGCTCACGGGAACGCTGATCACGGCGGCGGGCTTCCTGCCGATTGCCACCGCGCAGTCGAGCACCGGCGAGTACACCCGTTCGATTTTCCAGGTCGTGACCATTGCGTTGCTCGCTTCCTGGGTCGCCGCCGTGGTGTTCGTGCCTTACCTGGGCGAAAAACTCCTGCCGGACCTGGCGAAAATTCATGCAGCCAAGCACGGCACCGATGGCCCGGATCCCTACGGCACACCCTTCTACCAGCGCGTCAGGCGCGTGGTGGAGTGGTGCGTGCGGCGGCGTAAAACCGTGATCGTGCTGACCTTGCTGCTGTTTATCGGTTCGGTCGCCCTGTTCCGTTTCGTACCGCAGCAGTTCTTCCCGGCGTCCGGTCGTCTGGAGCTGATGGTTGACCTGAAGCTGGCCGAAGGCACCTCGTTAAGCAACACCGCCGAGCAGGTCAAGCGCCTGGAAGGGCTGCTCAAGGGCCACGCCGGCATTGACAACTATGTGGCCTATGTCGGCACGGGTTCGCCGCGCTTTTACTTGCCGCTGGACCAGCAGTTGCCGGCCGCCAGTTTTGCCCAGTTGGTCGTAGTGGCTAAAACCATCGAGGAACGTGAAAGCCTGCGCACCTGGCTGATCGAAACCCTCAATGAACAATTCCCCGACCTGCGTTCACGCGTCACGCGGCTGGAAAACGGCCCGCCCGTGGGCTACCCGGTGCAGTTTCGCGTGACCGGCGAGCATATCGAAGAGGTGCGTGCCCTGGCACGCAAAGTGGCGGCCAGGGTTCGCGAGAATACCCACGTGGTCAATGTGCACCTGGACTGGGAAGAGCCCAGCAAGATCGTCTACCTCAATATCGACCAGGACCGCGCCCGTGCCCTCGGCGTGAGCACGGCCGACCTGTCGAAATTCCTGCAGCGTTCGTTGACCGGCTCCAGCGTCAGTCAATACCGGGAGGACAACGAGTTGATCGAGATTCTCCTGCGCGGCACCGTGCATGAGCGCACCGAACTGTCATTGCTGCCGAGCCTGGCAGTGCCCACCGACAATGGCAAAAGCGTGGCGCTGTCGCAGATCGCCACCCTCGAATACGGCTTCGAAGAGGGCATCATCTGGCACCGCAACCGCCTGCCAACGGTGACCGTCCGCGCGGATATCTATGGCAAGGAGCAACCGGCGACGTTGGTCCAGCAGATCCTGCCCACCCTCGAAGGCGTGCGTGCCGAGCTGCCGGACGGTTACCTGCTGGATGTTGGCGGTACGGTCGAGGACTCCGCCCGCGGCCAGAACTCGGTCAAGGCCGGCGTGCCGCTGTTTATCGTGGTGGTGTTGACCCTGTTGATGCTGCAACTGCGCAGTTTCTCCCGCACGGCGATGGTGTTTCTGACCGCGCCGCTGGGGCTGATCGGGGTGACGTTGTTCCTGCTGGTATTCCGTCAGCCTTTCGGCTTCGTGGCGATGTTGGGCACCATCGCGCTGTCGGGCATGATCATGCGTAATTCGGTGATCCTGGTGGACCAGATCGAACAGGACATCAAGGCCGGCCTGGCACCCTGGCAAGCGATCATCGAAGCCACCGTCCGACGCTTCCGTCCGATTGTGCTGACCGCCCTGGCGGCGGTGCTGGCAATGATTCCGCTGTCGCGCAGTGTGTTCTTCGGGCCAATGGCCGTCGCGATCATGGGTGGGTTGATTGTGGCGACGGCGTTGACGTTGTTGTTTCTGCCGGCGCTGTATGCGGGATGGTTTCGCGTCAAGAACGAAACTCGGCCATAA
- a CDS encoding Lrp/AsnC family transcriptional regulator translates to MKKLTKSGHKLDSIDSALIVALHQNARTSIRALGRQVGLSAPGCSERLKRLEVAGIIVGFSVELGAEALGYVLQALVRVKPLTGKFQEVEQLLTNMSECVVCYKITGEDSFVCHLYTESVGHLDLTLQKITPLADTNTSIIKTVDKKLPNF, encoded by the coding sequence ATGAAAAAGCTTACAAAGAGCGGCCATAAATTAGACTCTATTGATAGCGCGCTGATTGTTGCCCTCCATCAGAACGCACGCACGTCTATTCGCGCACTGGGTCGTCAGGTGGGTCTGTCCGCGCCAGGTTGCAGCGAGCGCCTCAAGCGTTTGGAGGTGGCAGGTATCATCGTCGGGTTCAGCGTCGAACTGGGCGCCGAGGCATTGGGGTATGTACTGCAAGCACTAGTCAGGGTTAAACCCTTGACAGGAAAGTTCCAGGAGGTGGAACAGTTACTTACAAACATGAGCGAATGCGTGGTGTGCTACAAAATAACCGGAGAAGACAGTTTCGTTTGCCATCTCTATACAGAGTCGGTGGGACACTTGGACCTGACGCTGCAAAAAATCACGCCACTGGCCGACACCAATACGTCAATTATTAAAACGGTCGACAAAAAGCTGCCCAACTTCTAG
- a CDS encoding HalD/BesD family halogenase yields MNYVLDEARLQQYHADNFSEKRVFALRNEFSRNGFIKLRDIVDDALRETITADVHSLIERQLERRDLHLATTDNTPRYMSVVRSEFIAENSPLIGALSKSDVLLGTLSLIANTRIVASVSQDEEFLITKQERKGDTHGWHWGDYSFALIWIIETPPIAKGGMLQCVPHTSWDKSDPRIHELLCSNPIATYGFTTGDIYFLRTDTTLHRTIPLNEDATRIILNMTWAAEKDLSRNLHGNDRWWEDQHAEAAKSLA; encoded by the coding sequence ATGAACTACGTACTTGATGAGGCTCGTCTGCAACAATACCATGCCGATAATTTTTCCGAAAAAAGAGTGTTTGCGTTGCGTAATGAATTTTCGCGTAATGGCTTTATAAAATTGCGCGATATCGTCGATGACGCATTACGCGAAACAATAACTGCGGATGTCCATAGTCTGATCGAGCGCCAACTCGAACGTCGTGACCTGCACTTGGCAACAACCGATAACACACCGCGCTACATGAGCGTGGTACGCAGTGAATTTATTGCTGAAAACAGCCCGTTGATCGGTGCGCTGTCCAAATCCGACGTGCTACTCGGCACGTTGTCTTTAATCGCCAACACGCGGATCGTCGCTTCCGTTTCCCAGGATGAGGAGTTCCTGATCACAAAGCAGGAGCGCAAAGGCGATACCCATGGCTGGCATTGGGGTGACTACAGTTTCGCGTTGATCTGGATCATTGAGACACCTCCCATCGCCAAGGGCGGCATGTTGCAATGTGTGCCTCATACCTCATGGGATAAATCCGATCCCAGGATTCACGAACTGTTGTGCAGTAATCCGATTGCCACTTATGGCTTCACGACAGGGGATATTTATTTCCTGCGCACGGATACCACGCTGCACCGCACAATTCCACTGAATGAAGATGCCACTCGCATCATCCTGAACATGACATGGGCTGCTGAAAAAGATCTCTCCAGAAACCTGCACGGCAATGATCGTTGGTGGGAAGACCAACACGCAGAGGCTGCAAAAAGCCTGGCATAG
- a CDS encoding serine hydroxymethyltransferase: MHDIRCLQHASTLLKQAQSHAAMADLVRAAVVRNEQWRGQQCINLVAAESPTSPSVRALLSSEVGTRASGGHIGRDNRFFSGMKNIDELESLCVELLKTTFRVQHADHRLMGGMAAVLAAYTALTRPEDNVMTVPVIRGGDTSNRTNGPPGVRGLKVWDVPFVHKTSDIDLTRFSEVAQTLKPAVIGLGMTLTLFPLPVSDIKGIVSPWGGKVYFDAAHQLGLISAGLFQDPLAEGADLMTGSSGKTFSGPQGGVIVWNETALTAPVHEAIFPTLTGSHQINRVAALAVAATEMLEYGQAYMKQVVSNAQALATHLDLRGVTAFYREQGYTRTHQIVIDSKPFASGREAVERLEAANIITNEMPLPWDTDPYKESGIRLGTVEVTRLGMKEREMAWIADQIVSVLLHKEDPMAVANGVIDFMKNYRTVYYCHENGLPR; the protein is encoded by the coding sequence ATGCACGATATCCGCTGCTTGCAGCACGCCAGTACCTTACTCAAACAGGCGCAGTCGCACGCGGCCATGGCTGACCTGGTTCGCGCGGCGGTAGTTCGTAATGAACAATGGCGCGGGCAGCAGTGCATTAACCTTGTGGCCGCCGAGTCACCGACCAGCCCGTCCGTGCGCGCCTTGCTGTCCAGTGAGGTCGGCACGCGCGCTTCGGGCGGGCATATTGGACGTGACAACCGTTTTTTCTCCGGTATGAAGAATATCGACGAGCTGGAATCGCTTTGCGTGGAATTATTGAAAACCACGTTTCGCGTCCAGCACGCCGATCATCGGCTGATGGGGGGCATGGCAGCCGTTCTGGCGGCGTACACGGCTTTGACCCGTCCCGAAGACAATGTCATGACCGTACCGGTGATTAGGGGAGGCGATACCAGCAATCGGACCAATGGCCCGCCTGGTGTAAGGGGGCTCAAGGTTTGGGATGTTCCCTTTGTGCACAAGACCAGTGATATCGATCTCACGCGTTTCAGCGAAGTTGCCCAAACCCTCAAACCAGCCGTGATTGGCCTCGGCATGACATTGACCCTGTTTCCCCTGCCGGTTTCTGACATCAAAGGCATCGTTTCACCCTGGGGTGGAAAGGTCTATTTCGACGCCGCCCACCAATTGGGCTTGATCAGTGCCGGCCTGTTTCAGGACCCGCTGGCGGAAGGTGCGGACCTGATGACCGGTTCTTCCGGAAAAACGTTCAGCGGCCCCCAGGGCGGTGTGATCGTGTGGAATGAGACGGCGTTGACGGCACCTGTGCATGAGGCGATTTTCCCCACGCTGACCGGCAGTCACCAGATCAACCGGGTGGCGGCACTCGCGGTGGCTGCCACCGAGATGCTGGAGTACGGGCAGGCCTACATGAAGCAAGTCGTGAGTAACGCACAGGCGCTGGCCACGCACTTGGATCTTAGGGGCGTGACCGCTTTTTATAGAGAGCAGGGTTACACCCGTACTCATCAGATTGTGATCGATTCAAAGCCTTTTGCCAGCGGTCGTGAGGCCGTGGAACGCCTGGAGGCGGCCAACATCATCACCAACGAAATGCCACTGCCGTGGGATACGGACCCCTACAAGGAATCGGGTATTCGCCTCGGTACTGTGGAAGTGACTCGGCTGGGCATGAAAGAGCGGGAGATGGCATGGATAGCCGACCAGATTGTCAGCGTATTGCTGCATAAAGAGGACCCGATGGCAGTTGCCAACGGTGTGATCGATTTCATGAAGAACTACAGAACTGTCTATTACTGCCATGAGAACGGACTACCCCGCTAG
- a CDS encoding LysE family translocator, producing the protein MPDTVVSVYQATLTFAVAAIALLASPGPATLALAASGAAYGLKRSVGFFAGITLGLVIAMTLVATGLYVVLHSFPIMATVLTVLSIFYMVWLAYRIGTAPPIKDEQAVVTPGWGAGFFLGAANVKAYAAFAALLGSFTLGTAPAWEQAMKALICLLVCVVFDFLWLFAGSKLRRLFIHPTWSRVLNVSFAILMIATVAWSFTLTQ; encoded by the coding sequence ATGCCCGACACCGTCGTTTCCGTTTATCAGGCCACGTTGACCTTTGCCGTCGCTGCCATCGCGTTGCTCGCCAGTCCCGGTCCGGCAACATTGGCACTGGCGGCAAGTGGCGCCGCTTATGGCCTGAAACGTTCGGTTGGGTTTTTTGCCGGGATTACGCTGGGCTTGGTGATTGCCATGACATTGGTTGCCACGGGCCTGTATGTGGTATTGCACAGCTTTCCGATAATGGCGACGGTGCTGACCGTCCTCTCCATCTTTTATATGGTTTGGCTGGCTTATCGCATTGGAACTGCGCCGCCCATCAAGGATGAACAAGCCGTCGTCACGCCAGGCTGGGGAGCCGGTTTTTTTCTGGGAGCCGCCAACGTCAAGGCCTATGCCGCGTTTGCGGCGCTGCTGGGCAGTTTTACCCTGGGTACGGCGCCAGCCTGGGAACAAGCGATGAAGGCTTTGATTTGTCTGTTGGTTTGCGTGGTGTTCGATTTCCTATGGTTATTTGCGGGGAGCAAGTTGCGCCGATTATTCATCCATCCCACTTGGAGCCGAGTACTCAACGTCAGCTTTGCGATTTTAATGATAGCGACGGTCGCCTGGTCCTTCACGCTGACGCAATAG
- a CDS encoding LysE family translocator, which yields MLGTVSALALLLVVPGPTNTLLLRAGVLFGFMASWRLAFIECVAYLIQVSVWGGSLFYLSAWSPWVVRATQLAAACYLLFLSCSLWQRKNGGGNPDRDRFSGPSFFLLTVMNPKGLLIVSFIAPMDAFVTLHGYAAFMSTLALVIIPVGSTWILFGSRITGTNKTWLTPLKINRATSIAIGCFATLMIGRLAGSVLH from the coding sequence ATGCTTGGAACCGTTTCTGCATTGGCGCTGCTGTTGGTGGTGCCTGGCCCGACCAACACGCTGTTGCTGCGCGCAGGGGTGTTGTTTGGCTTCATGGCGTCCTGGCGGCTGGCGTTCATCGAGTGCGTGGCGTATCTGATACAGGTATCGGTGTGGGGTGGCTCGCTGTTCTACCTGTCAGCCTGGTCGCCGTGGGTGGTTAGAGCGACGCAACTGGCCGCTGCATGCTATCTGCTCTTTCTCTCCTGCTCGTTGTGGCAGCGCAAGAATGGCGGAGGCAATCCTGACCGCGATCGCTTTTCAGGGCCGTCTTTCTTTTTGCTGACGGTGATGAATCCCAAGGGCTTACTGATCGTTTCATTCATCGCGCCGATGGATGCCTTCGTTACCCTGCACGGGTATGCCGCCTTCATGAGCACCCTGGCGTTGGTCATCATACCGGTGGGCTCCACGTGGATTCTGTTTGGCAGCCGAATCACCGGTACAAACAAGACTTGGCTGACGCCCCTGAAGATTAACCGGGCAACCTCCATTGCAATCGGGTGCTTTGCGACACTGATGATAGGGCGTCTGGCTGGTTCGGTCCTGCATTAG
- a CDS encoding DUF4197 domain-containing protein, translating to MLRKSLRLTALCASLLFGANAMALDLSSLSQGDASGGLKDALTQGAQIAVKQLGTPGGFSNNPEVKIGLPGKLGKVADKLKMFGMGDQVTQLETSMNKAAETAVTQAQPILVNAVKNMSVTDAKGILSGGQDSATQYLNKSSRDQIRAKFLPIVKAATDKVGVAQQYNALAGKAAAFGALDAKSANVENYVTEQALDGLFKMIAKQEETIRENPAAAATSLAKKVFGAL from the coding sequence ATGCTCCGTAAATCCCTTCGCCTCACTGCCCTGTGTGCCAGCCTGCTGTTCGGCGCCAACGCCATGGCCCTGGACTTGAGCAGCCTGTCCCAGGGTGACGCCAGCGGCGGCCTCAAGGACGCATTGACCCAAGGCGCGCAGATCGCAGTGAAACAACTGGGCACACCCGGCGGTTTCAGCAATAACCCGGAGGTGAAGATCGGCCTGCCTGGCAAGTTGGGAAAGGTCGCCGACAAGCTGAAAATGTTCGGCATGGGTGACCAGGTCACGCAGTTGGAAACCAGCATGAACAAGGCGGCGGAAACCGCCGTCACCCAGGCACAGCCGATCCTGGTCAACGCCGTCAAGAACATGAGCGTGACCGACGCCAAGGGCATCCTCAGTGGTGGTCAGGACTCCGCCACCCAGTACCTGAACAAAAGCAGCCGCGACCAGATCCGCGCCAAGTTCCTGCCGATCGTCAAGGCCGCCACCGACAAGGTCGGCGTCGCCCAGCAGTACAACGCCCTGGCCGGCAAGGCCGCAGCCTTTGGCGCGCTGGACGCCAAGAGTGCCAACGTCGAAAACTACGTGACCGAGCAGGCGCTGGATGGGTTGTTCAAGATGATCGCCAAGCAGGAAGAAACCATTCGCGAGAACCCTGCGGCTGCCGCGACCAGTTTGGCGAAGAAGGTCTTCGGGGCGCTGTAA
- a CDS encoding YbaY family lipoprotein, with protein MKKIILLGLTALLGACQSMSPIPKSSLDGEVFYLQRIALPPTATLSVSLQDVSVMDAPAVTLAEQKGPVTGQVPLPFHLSYDPAQVKPGHRYSVSARIEVDGKLMFITTERHAVQLNGQDPQPLRVRVDAVTH; from the coding sequence ATGAAAAAGATCATTCTCCTGGGCCTCACTGCCCTGCTTGGAGCCTGCCAGTCCATGAGCCCTATACCCAAGTCCAGCCTCGACGGCGAAGTGTTCTACCTGCAACGCATCGCCTTGCCACCGACTGCGACCTTGAGCGTCAGCCTGCAAGACGTGTCTGTGATGGACGCCCCGGCCGTCACCCTGGCCGAGCAGAAAGGCCCGGTCACAGGCCAGGTGCCGCTGCCGTTTCACCTGAGCTACGACCCGGCGCAGGTCAAGCCCGGCCACCGTTATTCGGTCAGCGCTCGCATCGAAGTGGACGGCAAGCTAATGTTCATCACCACCGAACGGCACGCGGTGCAGCTCAACGGCCAGGATCCACAACCGTTGCGCGTGCGCGTTGACGCTGTGACCCACTGA